TATAAATTTTAGGGTATATAGAGATGCAAGAGAGAAAAAGGCTTGAGGATATTATAAAAGAATTGCCTGAAGACTTAAGAAAAGAGCTTGAGGACTTTGCCCGTTTTTTATGTGTTTTTTCTAATTTTACTGATAAGTTTACCTCTGTTGAATTACAGCATAAAATATTTCAATAGGATTTTTTTCTAAACAATGAAAATTAAGTTTGTCGAACATGCTAAGGAAAGAATGAAGGAAAGGGGACTTCTGAGGAAGAAGTGAAAACAGTTTTATTATTGGGGATTGAGATTTCTGCAAAGAAAGGTAGAAAAGCAAAAGAGATGGTTTTTGAATATGAGAAGAAATGGCTTGGGAGAATATATCCTTAAAAGAAAGTAGTGGTAATATATATTGAAGAAGATGATGAAATCGTTGTTATTACAGTAAAAGTTTTTTATGGAAAGTGGAGGTAAATAATGAGAATTACTTATGACCCAAAATATGATCTCCTTTATATTAAATTGGGAAAAGCTAAAAAGTTTTTTGTAAAGAGGTAGATGAGGATATAACCTTTGATGTTGATGAGTCTGGGAAATTGATAGGGATAGAAATCCTTTCCGCATCTGAACATATAGATTTTAAATTTTTATTTCCTGTTGAAATTACTAAAGAAACTTTAAAAAAGAGAAGACAAATTGATAAAAAGAAATAATCTTACCTTAGATTTTAAAAAGTTAAGTTGTAGAGGAGGCAATAAAGATGCAGGAGAGAAAAAGGCTTGAGGATATTATAAAAGAATTACCAGAAGACTTGAGAAAAGAGCTGAGGACTTTGCTGATAAGTTCAACAATTATTTAAAGAAGGAGGAAGACAATGTCAATATTAATTATTAAGAAAGAGATGAAGATAGATGATAAAATTTTAACCATTGAACTCCCTGAAGAATTCAAAGGTCAAGAAGTTGAAATAACAATTAGATTAAAAGAAAGTATAGAAAAGGAAATTTTAGCAGATCAAATTAAAGTTGATACAACTAAATGGAAGTTTAATAGAGAAGAAATGTATGCCAGATAAAGTATTTATAGATACAAATATTTTAATTTATGCATATTCAACAATGAGCTTAACAAAAGAAATATAACTTTTACTATTTTAGAATCTTACAGTATTGTAATTAGTGTTCAAGTTATAAATGAATTTATTTGGATAATGAATAGAAAATTTAATATTAACTACGATAAATTAGAAGTTTTAGTAGATAGATTTTGGGAAAAGTTTGAAGTTTCTTTGATAAACAAATTTTCCATTGAGAAAGCTTTAAAAATAGCTCAGGATTATAAGTATTCCTACTGGGATAGTCTTATAATTGCTTCTGCATTAGAAAATGAATGCTCGATACTTTTTACCGAGGATATGCAAGATGGTCAAGTAATAGAAGGCAGATTAAGAATAAAGAATCCTTATGTATCTCCTTTGCCCAGGCCTTAGCAACTATTCTAAGCTTTGGTTTTTGTGGTAAAATTAGTTCAAATCCAAGACATACTTGATAAAAAGGAGATAAAGTTATGAAGAGATTTGAAACAAAGTTTGAGAAGGAGTTAAAAGAAAAAAACTTTGCTTTTAGAATTGTTGGAACGTGATGAACGATCTAAAGCTGAAAATGAAATAAGAGGTATAATGAAGTTATTTGAAATTTCAATGAAAGATTTTTTTTGAGGATGAAGTTTTATATTAAATTTCCTTGCCCATTTCCATTTACAGATTTAACTTTAACTAAATTAAGACTAGCCTTAGTTATTTAAATAATCTTGCCTTAGATTTTAAAAAGTTAAGTTCTAAAGGAGGATATAGAGATGCAAGAGAGAAAAAGGCTTGAAGATATTATAAAAGAATTGCCAGAAGACTTAAGAAAAGAGCTTGAAGACTTCGCCCGTTTTTTATGGGAGAAGAGAAGAAAAAAAATTAAAGAAAAACCTAAATTTGATTGGGCTGGTGCTCTTTCTGATTTTGCTGATAAGTTTACCTCTGTTGAATTACAGCATAAAATATCAGACTGGCGGATTGATGAAAAATGAAAGTTTTAATAGATACAAACATTATTCTGGAAATTCTTTTGAATCAAGAAAGAGCTAATGAAGCAAGAAAGTTACTAGAAAATTCAGATAATTTTGCTTTTTTTCTATCTGATTTTTCGCTCCATTCAATAGGAATTTTATTATTTCGAACAAAGAGGCATTATAGTTTTTATCAGTTTTTAAAAGATATGATTTTTAGTGAAATATTGTCTATACTTTCGCTATCCTGTGAAGATATGAACAGAGTTATTGAAGTATCTACACGTTTTGACCTTAATTTTGATGATGCCTATCAATATGTAGTAGCAGAGAAATATGGTTTAACTATTATTAGTTTTGATTCAGATTTCAATAAAACAGAGCTTGGCAGAAAAACCCCAAATGAGGTTTTAGAGGAATTGAACTTATTAAGACAAAAATGAACAAAATTGATACAAACATTTTGGCACCTTTGAAAAATCTTTTAGCTACTGAAACAAGAAGAAGGCTTTTTGAGAATTTCCTATCCTTATCCTTTTTACAGGTTGCAAACTATATTTTCCCGCTTATAACCCTTCCTTATCTTGTAAGGGTTTTAGGACCCGAGAAATTTGGGCTTATCTCCTTTGCCCAGGCTTTTATCGGATATTTTGTGATTTTAACCGATTATGGCTTTAACCTTTCCGCAACAAGGGAAATAGCTATTTATAGGGAAGATAAAGAGAAGGTTTCAGAAATTTTTAGCTCCGTGATGGTTATAAAATTCTTCCTTTTCTTTCTTTCCTTAGGTATAATGTCTGCCATAATATTTACATTTGAAAAATTTCGGCAAGATTGGGAGATATATTACTTGACTTTTGGCATGGTTTTAGGACAAGTCCTTTTTCCTGTTTGGTTCTTTCAGGGAATGGAAAGGATGAAGTATATTACTTTTTTAAACATCTTAGCCAAGCTTATTTTTACAATTGCTATTTTTGCATTCGTAAGAAAAGTGGAAGATTATTTATACGTTCCGCTTTTAAATTCCTTAGGATTTATAGTTGCGGGTGTTTTAGGTTTATGGATTGTGTTTAAGGATTTTGGGATAGGGTTTAGAATGCCAAGTTGGGAGGGAATAAAACATCAACTAAAAGAAGGATGGTATATATTTATCTCAACTGTGGCTATAAGTTTGTATACAATATCTAACACATTCATTTTAGGATTATTTACAAATAATACTATCGTTGGATATTATTCTGCTGCTGAAAAAATTATAAAAGCTATTCAAGGATTATTAGGTCCTATTTCGCAAACTATTTATCCACATGTAAGTAAGCTAATGTATGAATCAAAAGAATGTGGTATAAAATTCTTAAGAAAGGTTACGCTTTTAATAGGTAGTTTTAGCTTTGTTTTATCTTTAATTATATTCATATTTGCTGATTTAATTGTGAGAATAGTTTTAGGATCTCAATATACAGAATCTGTAATTGTTTTAAGAATTTTAGCGTTTTTACCCTTTATTATTGGATTGAGCAATATTTTTGCAGTACAAGGGCTAATAGCATATGGAAAATTAGAAATTATCCCTAAAATAACATTAGCTGGAGCCATTTCAAACATATTTATTGCTTTATTATTAGTAAATTTACTGCAAGCTGTTGGAGTAGCTATATCAGTTTTAATTGCAGAAGCAGTAGTTACTTTTATATCCTTTTATTATTTTAAAAGAGTTATAATAGACCGGAGGGTTATATCATGAAATATTTCAAAAATTTTATAAAGAACAAAATTTATCAATTATTTAATCACATTCTAGATTCAGATGCTAAAAATGTAGACCGAGAACTTCAAAGAAGGGCTTTAAAATCAACTGTTGATTTTATTTTAACTGAAAAAAGATTGTTAAAAACTAAGATCTTTACAAATAGATTTGAACTTTTAAAATATGCAATTGCTGAAATTACTATAGATGGCTTTATAATTGAATTCGGTGTATATAAAGGAGAAACAATAAATTATATAGCTAGTTTATTACCAAATAAACAAATTTATGGATTTGATAGTTTTGAAGGCTTACCAGAAACATGGAGATATAATTTTTATAAAGGTACATTTAAAATTGATACTTTACCAAAAACAAGGAATAATGTAATTTTAATCAAGGGGTGGTTTGAAGATACCTTACCGATTTTTATTGAAAAGATTGGTAATTCTCCTATTAGTTTTATACATGTTGACTGCGATTTGTATTCGTCTACAAAAACAATTTTTCATTATTTAAAAAATAATATAGTACCAGGTACTGTAATTGTTTTTGATGAGTTTTTTAATTATCCTGGGTGGGAAGAGGGGGAATTCAAAGCTTTTTACGAATTTGTTGAGGAATGTGATGTTGCTTTTGAATGGCTTGGATTTGTAATTAACAATGAGCAGGTTGCTTTAAAAATTACTAGAATTGGAGGGAATAAAATTGTTTAACCATATCGTTGTTGGTTCAGGTTTTGCAGGAAGCGTGATTGCCGAACGGATAGCAAATGTATTAAATCAAAAAGTTTTAATTATTGAAAAAAGAAACCATATCGGTGGAAACTGCTATGATTATAGAGATGAAAACAATATAATAGTGCATAAATATGGACCTCATCTTTTTCATACAGATTATAAAGAGGTATTTGATTATCTATCAAACTTTACAGATTGGCATATATATCATCATAAAGTCTTAGCGTTTGTGGATGGAAAAAAGGTACCGCTACCATTTAACCTTAACAGCATTTATGAGGTTTTCCCACAAGAATTGGCTAAAAGGTTAGAAGTAAGACTCATTGAAAAATATGGCTATGGAACTAAAATTCCTATTCTTGAACTTCTAAAAGAAGAAGATCAAGATTTAAAGTTTTTGGCAAACTATGTATATGAAAAAATTTATAAAAATTACACCATGAAACAATGGGGGCTAAAGCCCGAAGAAATTAGCCCTCAGGTAACAGCAAGAGTTCCCATTTACGTTAGCAGGGATAATAGATATTTCACTGATAGATATCAGGTGATCCCTAAGGACGGATATACTAAAATTTTTGAGCGAATGCTAAATCATCCAAACATAAAAATAATGCTAAATACGGATTTCAAAGAGGTAATTTCTATAGATTTTGAAAGAAAGAAAATTTATTTCTTAGGACAAGAGTTTAAGGGTAAATTGATCTTTACAGGTATGATAGATGAGCTATTTAATTTTAAATATGGGATCCTTCCTTATAGAAGTTTAGATTTCAAGTTTGAAGCGATAGAGCAAGAATATTATCAGGAGGCACCAGTAATTAACTATCCAAACGATTATGAATTTACAAGGATAACCGAGTTCAAGCATATTCATCCTGTAAAGTCAGAAAAAACTACTATTTTAAAAGAGTACCCAAAAGCCTATAGTTCTAATACAGATATTCCATGCTATCCTTTATTGACAAAAGAATCAGAAGAGCTTTACTATCGATATAAAGAGGAAGCAGAGAAGTTTAAAAATTTAATTCTTGTAGGTAGACTTGCGGAATATAGATATTATGACATGGACGATGTTGTAAAAAGAGCATTAGAGGTGTTTGAGGAAAGGATAAGATGAGTGATAAAGTTTGTGCAGTAGTAGTAACCTATAACAGAAAAAATTTATTACTTGAATGTTTAAAAGCGCTTAGAAAACAGACAAGACCTATACAGGGGCTTTATTTGATAGATAATGCTTCAACCGATGGGACTCCAGAGTTATTATTGGAGAAAGGTTATATTACTGAGTTGCCCCCTCAAAATATAGAAGAACCATGGGAAAAAGAGTTTATTATACAAAATTTAACAGATGGGGAAGAAATAAAATTATATTATGTTAGAATGCATGAAAATACAGGTGGTGCAGGCGGATTTTATGAAGGAGTTAAGAGAGGGTATGAGAAAGGATACGATTGGTTGTGGTTGATGGATGATGATGCAGAACCAAAAGAGGATGCATTGGAGAGTTTGAGCATCTACTTTAAGAATAGTAATATTGTAGGCTTAGCTGGTTCAGTTTTGTTACCAAATAGGACTATAGCAATCTATCATAGAGGGAAGATAAATTTTAAAAAAGTTTTTCCTTTAATTCAAATTCCATTACAATTACAAGAATACCAAAAACAAACGGTCGAAATCGACATGGCATCATTTGTAGGTTTATTAGTAAGAAGAAATGCAATTGAAAAAATAGGTTTTCCTAAAAAAGATTTTTACATTCATCATGATGACATAGAGTACTGTATACGTCTAAGAAGTATAGGAAAAATCTTGCTTGTTCCTAAGAGTATAATATTTCATAAAAAAGCTTCCAAAACAGAAGTAGAAAAATTTTTTTTAGGAAGAAGAAAACTAAGAAAAAACTTTAGCGAATATTGGCTTACCTATTATGGTATTAGAAATCTTGTGTGGTTAGGTAAAAGATATTCTAAAAGTAAAACTTTATTTTATTATCAAATGTTTAAATTTTTGTTAAGACAAATATTAGGAATAATTTTACTTGATGATAATAAATTAAAAAGAATTAAATTTATCATAAATGCTTATATAGATGGATTACAAGGAAAATTTGACAACAAAAAACCAAAAAGATTGCTATACGAAAAATGAACCTCAAAAATTTATAGAAGATTTAAAGAAAATTTTTATAAAAGTTGAAAAATGACTTATCCAAAAGTTTATATAATACTTTTAAATTACAATAACTGGACAGATACGATAGAGTGCTTAAATTTTTATTTTATTTGCTATAAAAATCAACAGGCTTGTTAGATTTGTCAATTTGATAAACCTATATAAGGTTAAATTAAATGAGTAAAGTATTTGGTATTATTGTAACTTATAAGCCTAATATGGAAATTTTAGAAAAATGTATCGAAAGTTTAGCAAATCAGTTAAACAAATTAATTATTGTAGATAATACTCCTGGTAGATGTGAAATGCTTGAGAGTTTCAAAAAAATCTCAAATATTGAAATTATATATTTGAATGATAACTATGGAATAGCTTATGCGCAAAATGTAGGGATAAAAAGGGCATTAGAAGAAGGGGCAGATTATGTATTGCTTTCTGACCAGGATACGATTTATCCTTTAGATTATGTTGAAAAAATGCTTGAATGTTTTAAAGAAGATAAAGTGGCGGCAGCAGGACCTCTTTTTTATTCAATAAATGAAAGAAAAATTCATCCATTTATCAAGAAAGGTTTTTTAGGTTTTAAAAAGATATACCCCAAAAATGGGAAACATGAGGTATTCCAAATAATATCTTCGGGTATGATAATAAAAACAGAGTTTTTGCCTAATGTTGGTTCAATGTGTGAACAATTATTTATAGATTGGATTGATTTAGAATGGTGTTGGAGAGCTATAAAAAAGGGTTATAAAATAATAGGAAATGCTGATGTTATAATTAATCATAGATTAGGAAATACTTCTAAGTCTATATTGTATAGATCAATAACTTTAAGAAATCCATTGCGCCATTATTATATTACAAGAAATGCTTTTTATCTTGCACTTAAATCCAATAGTTTAGATTTTTTGCATAAACTTACTTTATTTTTTAAATCTTTTAAATATATTATAGGTTTTACTTTGTTTTCCAAACCTCATTTTTTAAATTTCATATATACCCTCAAAGGCTTCTATCACGGAATTATTGGTAAATTAGGAAAACTTGATGAAAAACATTAATGTATCAATCGTTCTTTTTAAAAATGATAAGAATTTAGTTGAAAAAGCAATTTATTCTTGTATAAATTCAACTTTAATTAACAAGCTTTATCTAATTGATAATTCGTCAACAGACGCATTGAGTTGTTTAGCAAATCTTGATAGCAGAATAATATACATTTTTAATAATGCTAACCTTGGTTATGGGAAGGCTCACAATATAGCACTTAGAAAATCAATTGAAGAAAATATTCCATACCATCTTGTCTTAAATCCTGATGTCTACTTTGAAAGCGGGGTTTTAGAAGAGCTTTACAATTTTATGGAGGCAAATAAAGATGTTGGAATAGTTATGCCGAAGGTTTTGTATCCTGATGGAAATATTCAGTACTTATGCAAACTTTTACCTACGCCCTTAGATTTATTTGGAAGAAGATTTTTAAATTTTGGTCCTTTCAAAAAAATTATAGATAAAAGAAATGAAATATATGAGCTTAGATTTACTGGGTATGATAAAATTATGGAAGTTCCTTATTTATCTGGATGTTTTATGTTCATAAGGACTGAAGTCCTTAAAAAAGTAGGACTTTTTGATGAAAGATTTTTTATGTATCTTGAAGATACTGATTTATCTCGTAGAATACATAGGGTTGCTAAAACAGTTTATTATCCCTATGTTCATGTTTATCATGAATATGGTAAAGGATCTTACAAAAACTTAAAACTTCTCTATTATCATATCAAAAGTGCCATTAAATATTTTAATAAATACGGCTGGTTTTTCGATAAGGAAAGGAAAGAGATAAATAAGAGAATTTTAAAAAAGTTAGGTTGGTACAACCCTTAGATATTTGGAGAAATCATAATAGTTTGATATAATAAAGAAAATTTTTATAAAGGAAATTTTAAGGAGTGAGGACATGAACTCTCAAATTAAAGCGGTTATACTTGCTGGTGGCTCTGGAACAAGGCTTTATCCGGTTACTCAGGTGGTAAATAAGCATCTTCTTCCTATCTACAATAAACCTATGATCTATTATCCCCTCTCTTTAGCTATGCTTTTAAAAATTAGAGACATAGCCTTAGTTGTTAATCCTCAGGATAGGGAGAGCTTTGAAAAGCTCTTGAAGGATGGTTCGCATTTGATATGAATAATATCTTATATTTTTCAGTAGGAGCCAAGGAGGTCGTCGGCTGAAGGTTAATCCTAAAGGTTTAAGCCACGGGTTGGGCTTTTTTCTTTGCCTATGCAGTGCCATACTCAGAGTGCTCCAGAGAGGAAGCTTGGAAAATTTTTAGGCAACTGCTTAATAGGTTTCTCCCGGTGTTATAAAACAAAAAAACATGTAGGGGCGAGTGGCTGCTCGCCCTTTAAAAACAAAACATTGGGCGCCCAACCGGGCGCCCCTACGATTGGTTTTTAAGGCAAACGCCGTTTGCCCTGCTTTCCACCCTGCGCCCCGAGCCGTCAGGTGAGGGGTCTCGCCTTTTCCGTGTTGCAAACTTTATTTTTCCCGTTTATAATTCTTAAACTGAATGTTGCCTTTTAAGGGGAAAACCTATGCCACCCATGCTCACTTGCCCAATTTGCGGAACTGGGGTAGAAGCAGGCTCTTTCAAAGAGGTTTATGTCTCCCCTTACAACAAAAAGGAATACAAACGCTATGAGTGTCCAAACTGCGATGTCCATTGGTGGGAGCTACTAAAGATAATCTCGGAATTTTATGAAAGTGAGGTTTTTGAATCCTATATTGCATTCCATGAAGGCGTAGGAACAAGGCTTAATGAAAACCACAAAGCTTTTTTTAAATACTTTTCTTCCAATGTAAGAAGTAAGCTTTTAGATGTAGGCTGTGGAGACGGAAGATTTTAAAGACATGTTAAAGAACAAGGCTTTAAAGTATGGGGAATAGATTTTGATAAAAAATCTGTAGAGAATGTAAAAAGAAACCTTGGTATTGACACCGTTTTTGCTATGGGCTTGGAAGAGTTTTATGAATATGCTAAGGAGAAAAACTTAAAGTTTGATGTAATCATCTTTTTTGAGGTTTTAGAATATCAGGACAAACCAAGGGAATTTCTGGAAATGGTAAAAGGGCTTTTGAGGGAAGGAGGATACATAGCGGGAAGCGTGCTAAATAGGGAGCGTTTATTCGTAGAGATAGATTGGAAATATTATATAGATAATCCCCCTCATCACTTTTTAAGATTTTCAAAGTCCTCCCTTGAAAAAGCTTTGAATTTTGCTGGGTTTAAAGATATTGAAGTTTATAAATTAGACATTCCTTTCATAGAACTTTTTCCCTATCTTGAAAAAAAGCTTTTTGGAAACTTGGACAAGCTTAAAATAAAGCTAAAAGGTATGGTGCTTGGGGATGAAAGAAAGGCAAGAGTTTATGTGGTAGAGGATCTTATGGAAGTTAGACCGAGTAAAGGTAAAGTCTACATACTTATGATGCTTAAGTTAATCAGGAATGCTATACTTTTGCCCTTTGCTTTGAGGTATGTTGGAAGGTTGAAAGAGAATGAACTTTATTTATATTTTCAAGCTAAATATAACTTAGGGAAAGTTAGTTATATTTCCTTCTTATAATAGCTTTAAATAAAAAATGACTTATCGAAAAGTTTATATAATACTTTTAAACTACAACAAGTGAACTGATACAATAGAGTGTTTGGAAAATAAATATGCAAAGTAGGGTATTTGTTGTAACGGTAACATACGGGAATAGGTTTCACTTACTAAAACAAGTTATAGACGCAGCTTTAAAGGAAGGTGTATATAAAATAATAGTTGTTGACAACAATTCAGCCCCAGAAAGTAGAGAAAAGCTAAGGGAATACGAAAAAGAACTTGGTAGTCAAAAAATTAAAGTTCTTTATCTTGATGATAATTATGGTTCTGCTGGTGGATTTAAAAGAGGATTGGAAGAAGCATATAACGATCCGGAGTGTGAATTTATATGGCTTTTAGATGATGATAATAAACCTCTGGAAGGGGCATTGAAAATACTATTGGATTTTTGGAATTCTTTTAAAATAGAGAATAAAGAAGAGAAAATTGCACTTTTATCGTATCGTTTTAAAAAAGAACAGGTTGCCAAAAAATCAATAATTTATAATAAGCCAGAGATGGTAATTGGATTAAAAAATAGCTTCTTAGGATTTCATATAAAAGAATTTCCAAAAAAAATTCTTAGATATTTAAAAAGAAGATTTTTAGAAAAAAATAATACCTCAAAAGAAGAAGATTATGGATTTGGAAGTGTACCTGTTGCACCCTATGGAGGTTTATTTATACACAAAAATATCATAAATAAAATCGGTTATCCAAATGAAAATTTTTATTTATATGCTGATGACCATGAATGGACATATAGGATAACTAAAAATGGAGGGAAAATTTACTTAATACTGAATAGCAAAGTTGATGATATAGAATTATCATGGCATGTTCCAAAGGAAATCAAAGAAACATCATTTTCAATAATTTCAAAAGGCAATCCTTTTAGAGTGTATTATAGTATTAGAAATAGAGTTTATTTTGAAATAAATAATTTAGTAAACAGCAAAATAATATATGAGATTAATGTTTTTACGTATTTGCTTTTAATTAGTCT
The window above is part of the Thermodesulfobacterium geofontis OPF15 genome. Proteins encoded here:
- a CDS encoding glycosyltransferase family 2 protein; protein product: MKNINVSIVLFKNDKNLVEKAIYSCINSTLINKLYLIDNSSTDALSCLANLDSRIIYIFNNANLGYGKAHNIALRKSIEENIPYHLVLNPDVYFESGVLEELYNFMEANKDVGIVMPKVLYPDGNIQYLCKLLPTPLDLFGRRFLNFGPFKKIIDKRNEIYELRFTGYDKIMEVPYLSGCFMFIRTEVLKKVGLFDERFFMYLEDTDLSRRIHRVAKTVYYPYVHVYHEYGKGSYKNLKLLYYHIKSAIKYFNKYGWFFDKERKEINKRILKKLGWYNP
- a CDS encoding class I SAM-dependent methyltransferase; its protein translation is MKYFKNFIKNKIYQLFNHILDSDAKNVDRELQRRALKSTVDFILTEKRLLKTKIFTNRFELLKYAIAEITIDGFIIEFGVYKGETINYIASLLPNKQIYGFDSFEGLPETWRYNFYKGTFKIDTLPKTRNNVILIKGWFEDTLPIFIEKIGNSPISFIHVDCDLYSSTKTIFHYLKNNIVPGTVIVFDEFFNYPGWEEGEFKAFYEFVEECDVAFEWLGFVINNEQVALKITRIGGNKIV
- a CDS encoding glycosyltransferase family 2 protein codes for the protein MSDKVCAVVVTYNRKNLLLECLKALRKQTRPIQGLYLIDNASTDGTPELLLEKGYITELPPQNIEEPWEKEFIIQNLTDGEEIKLYYVRMHENTGGAGGFYEGVKRGYEKGYDWLWLMDDDAEPKEDALESLSIYFKNSNIVGLAGSVLLPNRTIAIYHRGKINFKKVFPLIQIPLQLQEYQKQTVEIDMASFVGLLVRRNAIEKIGFPKKDFYIHHDDIEYCIRLRSIGKILLVPKSIIFHKKASKTEVEKFFLGRRKLRKNFSEYWLTYYGIRNLVWLGKRYSKSKTLFYYQMFKFLLRQILGIILLDDNKLKRIKFIINAYIDGLQGKFDNKKPKRLLYEK
- a CDS encoding DUF2281 domain-containing protein, whose protein sequence is MQERKRLEDIIKELPEDLRKELEDFARFLCVFSNFTDKFTSVELQHKIFQ
- a CDS encoding glycosyltransferase, which gives rise to MQSRVFVVTVTYGNRFHLLKQVIDAALKEGVYKIIVVDNNSAPESREKLREYEKELGSQKIKVLYLDDNYGSAGGFKRGLEEAYNDPECEFIWLLDDDNKPLEGALKILLDFWNSFKIENKEEKIALLSYRFKKEQVAKKSIIYNKPEMVIGLKNSFLGFHIKEFPKKILRYLKRRFLEKNNTSKEEDYGFGSVPVAPYGGLFIHKNIINKIGYPNENFYLYADDHEWTYRITKNGGKIYLILNSKVDDIELSWHVPKEIKETSFSIISKGNPFRVYYSIRNRVYFEINNLVNSKIIYEINVFTYLLLISLSSTKNLKIIIKAIKDGFKGNLGKREI
- a CDS encoding glycosyltransferase family 2 protein, which gives rise to MSKVFGIIVTYKPNMEILEKCIESLANQLNKLIIVDNTPGRCEMLESFKKISNIEIIYLNDNYGIAYAQNVGIKRALEEGADYVLLSDQDTIYPLDYVEKMLECFKEDKVAAAGPLFYSINERKIHPFIKKGFLGFKKIYPKNGKHEVFQIISSGMIIKTEFLPNVGSMCEQLFIDWIDLEWCWRAIKKGYKIIGNADVIINHRLGNTSKSILYRSITLRNPLRHYYITRNAFYLALKSNSLDFLHKLTLFFKSFKYIIGFTLFSKPHFLNFIYTLKGFYHGIIGKLGKLDEKH
- the glf gene encoding UDP-galactopyranose mutase, whose protein sequence is MFNHIVVGSGFAGSVIAERIANVLNQKVLIIEKRNHIGGNCYDYRDENNIIVHKYGPHLFHTDYKEVFDYLSNFTDWHIYHHKVLAFVDGKKVPLPFNLNSIYEVFPQELAKRLEVRLIEKYGYGTKIPILELLKEEDQDLKFLANYVYEKIYKNYTMKQWGLKPEEISPQVTARVPIYVSRDNRYFTDRYQVIPKDGYTKIFERMLNHPNIKIMLNTDFKEVISIDFERKKIYFLGQEFKGKLIFTGMIDELFNFKYGILPYRSLDFKFEAIEQEYYQEAPVINYPNDYEFTRITEFKHIHPVKSEKTTILKEYPKAYSSNTDIPCYPLLTKESEELYYRYKEEAEKFKNLILVGRLAEYRYYDMDDVVKRALEVFEERIR
- a CDS encoding PIN domain-containing protein, which produces MKVLIDTNIILEILLNQERANEARKLLENSDNFAFFLSDFSLHSIGILLFRTKRHYSFYQFLKDMIFSEILSILSLSCEDMNRVIEVSTRFDLNFDDAYQYVVAEKYGLTIISFDSDFNKTELGRKTPNEVLEELNLLRQK
- a CDS encoding PIN domain-containing protein, coding for MMNRKFNINYDKLEVLVDRFWEKFEVSLINKFSIEKALKIAQDYKYSYWDSLIIASALENECSILFTEDMQDGQVIEGRLRIKNPYVSPLPRP
- a CDS encoding DUF2281 domain-containing protein, giving the protein MQERKRLEDIIKELPEDLRKELEDFARFLWEKRRKKIKEKPKFDWAGALSDFADKFTSVELQHKISDWRIDEK
- a CDS encoding flippase, producing MNKIDTNILAPLKNLLATETRRRLFENFLSLSFLQVANYIFPLITLPYLVRVLGPEKFGLISFAQAFIGYFVILTDYGFNLSATREIAIYREDKEKVSEIFSSVMVIKFFLFFLSLGIMSAIIFTFEKFRQDWEIYYLTFGMVLGQVLFPVWFFQGMERMKYITFLNILAKLIFTIAIFAFVRKVEDYLYVPLLNSLGFIVAGVLGLWIVFKDFGIGFRMPSWEGIKHQLKEGWYIFISTVAISLYTISNTFILGLFTNNTIVGYYSAAEKIIKAIQGLLGPISQTIYPHVSKLMYESKECGIKFLRKVTLLIGSFSFVLSLIIFIFADLIVRIVLGSQYTESVIVLRILAFLPFIIGLSNIFAVQGLIAYGKLEIIPKITLAGAISNIFIALLLVNLLQAVGVAISVLIAEAVVTFISFYYFKRVIIDRRVIS